In Flavobacterium cerinum, one genomic interval encodes:
- a CDS encoding anthranilate synthase component I family protein — MRTTTIKEITDPILFKTQLLLWAQQFREIVWLDSNEYPQEYSSYDAILAVDAFTAIQTDSDNAFDDLKQYQSQTKDWLFGYLAYDLKNDTEQLQSNNYDGLQFPELFFFQPKKVFLLKENQLQILYLGMCDDEIESDWNEIQYIKRVNKKMMNSISIQQRISKSEYLFKVNKMLEHIHRGDIYEANFCMEFFAEAVAIDPYEVYQRLNAISEPPFAGFFKNNKHYLMSASPERYLRKEGNKMLSQPIKGTAKRHENALEDAEIKAALAENPKERSENIMIVDLVRNDLAHTARKGSVQVAELCGVYTFKQVHQMISTITSEVEDTISPIEVLKTTFPMGSMTGAPKIAAMKIIEELEETKRGVYSGALGYFTPDGDFDFNVVIRSILYNATTNYVSFSVGSAITAAAIPEQEYDECLLKAKAMREVLETTYN; from the coding sequence TTGAGAACAACAACGATAAAAGAAATAACCGATCCGATTCTGTTTAAAACACAATTATTGCTTTGGGCACAACAATTCAGAGAGATTGTATGGCTCGATAGTAACGAATATCCGCAGGAATACAGTAGTTATGATGCAATATTGGCCGTAGATGCCTTTACTGCCATTCAAACGGATTCTGACAATGCTTTTGACGACTTAAAACAATATCAGTCGCAGACAAAAGATTGGCTTTTTGGTTATTTAGCCTACGATTTAAAAAACGATACGGAACAATTACAATCCAATAATTACGACGGTTTACAGTTTCCGGAATTGTTCTTTTTTCAGCCCAAAAAGGTATTCTTATTAAAAGAAAATCAACTTCAGATTTTATATCTGGGAATGTGTGATGATGAAATTGAATCCGATTGGAATGAAATTCAGTATATTAAGCGGGTGAATAAAAAAATGATGAACAGCATTTCGATTCAACAGCGTATCAGTAAGTCGGAATACCTGTTTAAGGTAAATAAAATGCTGGAACACATTCATCGAGGTGATATTTACGAAGCGAATTTCTGTATGGAGTTTTTTGCAGAAGCGGTAGCGATTGATCCGTATGAAGTTTACCAACGACTAAATGCGATTTCCGAACCTCCGTTTGCCGGATTTTTTAAAAATAATAAGCACTATCTGATGTCTGCATCTCCGGAACGTTATCTTCGGAAAGAAGGCAATAAGATGCTATCACAACCGATTAAGGGTACGGCAAAACGGCATGAAAATGCGCTTGAAGATGCGGAAATCAAAGCGGCATTAGCCGAAAACCCGAAAGAACGTTCGGAAAATATCATGATAGTGGATCTGGTTCGTAACGATTTGGCGCATACGGCTCGAAAAGGAAGTGTTCAGGTAGCGGAATTATGCGGTGTTTATACTTTCAAACAGGTGCATCAAATGATTTCGACCATTACTTCCGAAGTGGAAGATACTATATCACCGATAGAAGTGCTGAAAACGACTTTCCCGATGGGAAGTATGACCGGCGCACCGAAAATTGCGGCGATGAAAATCATAGAAGAACTGGAAGAAACAAAAAGAGGAGTATATAGTGGTGCATTGGGCTATTTTACACCTGACGGGGATTTTGATTTTAATGTTGTTATCCGTAGTATTTTATACAACGCAACAACAAATTACGTATCTTTTTCTGTCGGAAGTGCTATTACAGCAGCAGCGATACCGGAACAGGAATACGATGAATGCTTGTTAAAAGCAAAAGCGATGCGGGAAGTATTGGAAACAACTTATAATTAA
- a CDS encoding protein-disulfide reductase DsbD family protein — MKKLNALLLLFFAFISAQGQMLDPVKWKTSVEKKSDNEVVLVFEAAIDNEWHMYSQFTPDGGALPTVFTFKDQKGNFELTGKTKESEYKKVFNDIFEVDEFYFVNKARFTQTVKVTNPNLKTIKVAVSYQVCKEACIQQDKIFDFTLPALKIEASEATQPTTEDSTTVAAPTVDSTATATVTTADTAKPIGKHEEKKGLFTIFIIAFFSGFAALLTPCVFPMIPMTVSFFTKQSKNRAQGIRNAIIYGVSIIVIYVLLGSLVTAIFGADALNALSTNVWFNIIFFLLLVVFATSFLGAFEIMLPNSWANKVDRQADRGGMIGILFMALALAIVSFSCTGPIVGTLLVEAASKGGIAPIVGMLGFSSALALPFMLFAMFPGWLNSLPKSGGWLNTVKVVLGFLELALAFKFLSNADLVLQTHLLEREVFLAIWIAIFGTLALYLLGKITLPHDSPLSHISVGRLGLGLLVLSFTIYLIPGLWGAPLKLISGFPPPMTYSESPYGVGNSKGGGATNTEALPDGAKLGPHDIVAFTDYEKGMAYAKSVNKPVLLDFTGFACVNCRKMEDFVWSKPGILSILKKDVVLISLYVDDKRELPKNEQYVSKETGKEIVTIGNKWSDFQITHYKANAQPYYIILDNQENRLSEPVGYTPDAEEYKAWMETAIAKYKK, encoded by the coding sequence ATGAAAAAGTTAAACGCCTTATTACTACTCTTTTTTGCTTTTATAAGTGCACAGGGTCAGATGCTGGATCCTGTAAAATGGAAAACTTCTGTAGAGAAAAAATCCGATAACGAAGTTGTGTTAGTATTCGAAGCAGCGATCGATAACGAATGGCATATGTATTCTCAGTTCACACCCGATGGCGGTGCGTTACCGACGGTTTTTACCTTTAAGGACCAAAAAGGAAACTTTGAACTGACGGGAAAAACAAAAGAAAGTGAATACAAAAAAGTATTCAATGATATTTTTGAAGTAGACGAGTTTTATTTTGTAAATAAAGCACGATTTACACAAACGGTAAAGGTGACTAATCCGAATCTGAAAACGATCAAAGTAGCCGTATCGTATCAGGTTTGTAAAGAAGCGTGTATCCAACAGGATAAAATATTTGATTTTACGTTACCGGCCTTAAAAATTGAAGCTTCCGAAGCGACGCAACCGACAACTGAAGATTCAACTACTGTAGCTGCACCGACTGTAGACAGTACAGCAACGGCAACGGTGACAACAGCTGATACCGCTAAGCCAATCGGTAAGCATGAAGAGAAAAAAGGGTTATTTACGATCTTTATCATTGCATTTTTCTCCGGATTTGCGGCTTTATTAACACCATGTGTGTTCCCGATGATTCCAATGACGGTAAGTTTCTTTACAAAACAAAGTAAAAACAGAGCACAAGGAATTCGCAATGCTATTATTTACGGTGTTTCAATCATCGTTATTTATGTGCTGTTAGGATCATTGGTAACAGCAATTTTCGGAGCCGATGCATTAAATGCTTTATCAACAAACGTTTGGTTTAATATTATATTCTTTTTACTATTAGTAGTATTTGCGACTTCATTCTTAGGAGCATTCGAGATCATGTTACCGAATTCATGGGCGAACAAAGTGGACCGTCAGGCCGATAGAGGCGGTATGATCGGAATCTTGTTTATGGCTTTGGCTTTAGCAATTGTTTCCTTCTCTTGTACCGGTCCGATTGTAGGAACCTTATTGGTAGAAGCGGCTTCTAAAGGCGGTATTGCTCCAATTGTAGGAATGCTTGGATTTTCATCTGCTTTAGCATTGCCTTTTATGTTATTTGCGATGTTCCCGGGTTGGTTAAATTCATTACCGAAATCAGGAGGATGGTTAAATACGGTAAAAGTAGTTTTAGGATTCCTGGAATTAGCTCTAGCCTTTAAATTCCTTTCCAATGCGGATTTAGTATTACAAACTCATTTATTAGAGCGAGAAGTATTCCTGGCGATCTGGATTGCGATCTTCGGTACACTGGCGTTATATTTATTAGGAAAGATTACATTACCGCATGATAGTCCGCTATCGCATATTTCAGTAGGAAGATTAGGTTTAGGACTTTTAGTATTGTCTTTTACAATCTATCTGATTCCGGGATTATGGGGTGCTCCGTTAAAATTGATTTCGGGATTCCCGCCACCGATGACCTATAGTGAAAGTCCATATGGAGTAGGAAATTCTAAAGGAGGAGGAGCAACCAATACGGAAGCTTTACCGGACGGCGCTAAATTAGGTCCGCATGATATCGTAGCGTTTACCGATTACGAAAAAGGGATGGCTTACGCCAAATCGGTTAATAAACCGGTATTACTGGACTTTACCGGATTTGCATGTGTTAACTGTCGTAAAATGGAAGACTTCGTTTGGTCGAAACCGGGAATTCTTTCGATTCTGAAAAAAGACGTTGTACTGATTTCGTTATATGTAGATGATAAACGAGAGTTACCGAAAAACGAGCAGTATGTTTCAAAAGAAACCGGAAAAGAAATCGTAACGATTGGTAATAAATGGAGTGATTTCCAGATTACACATTATAAAGCCAATGCACAGCCGTATTATATTATTCTGGACAATCAGGAGAATCGTTTGTCTGAACCGGTAGGTTATACACCGGATGCAGAAGAATATAAAGCCTGGATGGAAACAGCAATAGCCAAGTATAAAAAATAA
- a CDS encoding DUF6624 domain-containing protein, with the protein MKKVVMLLILLVSQWSMAQTKSMKELSEELQIIGENDQKDRAQIEYIQSKYGSESAEMKALWKSMRQSDSVNIIKVSAIIDRYGWLGADEIGDAANSTLFLVVQHADLPIQEKYLPIMRKAVKNKKAKGSSLALLEDRVALRQGKRQIYGSQIGWNMKTNNHYVLPLEDPDNVDKRRAQVGLPPLAEYVTYWEMKWDPEQYKKDLPEIEKKK; encoded by the coding sequence ATGAAAAAAGTAGTTATGCTTCTTATATTGTTAGTTTCACAGTGGTCTATGGCACAAACAAAATCGATGAAAGAATTGTCGGAAGAACTTCAAATCATCGGAGAAAATGATCAAAAAGACAGAGCGCAGATTGAATATATTCAGAGTAAATACGGTAGTGAATCAGCCGAAATGAAAGCGTTATGGAAATCCATGCGACAGAGTGATTCTGTTAACATCATAAAAGTAAGTGCCATTATAGATCGGTATGGTTGGTTAGGCGCTGATGAAATCGGAGATGCCGCGAACAGTACCTTGTTTTTGGTCGTACAACATGCTGATTTACCGATTCAGGAAAAATACCTGCCGATTATGCGAAAAGCGGTTAAAAATAAAAAAGCAAAGGGAAGTAGTCTGGCTTTACTGGAAGATCGCGTGGCTTTGCGACAAGGAAAGCGACAAATTTACGGTTCCCAGATAGGATGGAATATGAAAACGAACAACCATTATGTATTGCCGCTTGAAGATCCGGATAATGTTGATAAGCGAAGAGCGCAAGTCGGATTGCCGCCATTGGCCGAATATGTTACCTATTGGGAAATGAAATGGGATCCGGAACAGTATAAAAAAGATTTGCCTGAAATTGAGAAAAAGAAATAG
- the ypfJ gene encoding KPN_02809 family neutral zinc metallopeptidase: protein MKWRGERKSENVEDRRGMSSGGKIAAGGGIIGIIILLINMFGGESAQQLTPVLEQLQQGQSTEQVQQRELTPEEIELGDFATTILGFTETTWAKVFQENGMTYENPGMVLFTDNVSTACGSATAASGPFYCPADRKVYMDLTFFEELRTRFGAKGGDFAIAYVIAHEVGHHVQTLLGTSGKVRKLQQGLSQTAANKLSVSLELQADFYAGLWAHYNQKYLEEGDIEEALSAAQAVGDDAIQKKMQGHVTPDSFTHGTSAQRIEWFKRGYQTGDIRKGDTFAELN from the coding sequence ATGAAATGGAGAGGCGAACGTAAAAGTGAAAATGTAGAAGACCGTCGTGGTATGTCATCCGGCGGAAAAATTGCTGCCGGTGGTGGTATTATCGGTATCATTATTCTACTGATCAATATGTTTGGAGGCGAAAGTGCCCAACAATTGACACCCGTTTTAGAACAATTACAACAAGGCCAATCCACAGAGCAGGTACAACAACGGGAACTTACCCCTGAAGAAATAGAACTGGGTGATTTTGCCACTACCATCCTCGGATTTACCGAAACAACATGGGCTAAAGTTTTTCAGGAAAACGGTATGACCTATGAAAATCCCGGTATGGTCTTATTCACAGATAATGTTTCTACAGCTTGTGGTAGTGCAACTGCGGCTTCCGGACCTTTTTACTGTCCGGCTGATCGTAAAGTGTATATGGATCTGACTTTTTTCGAAGAATTAAGAACCCGATTCGGAGCCAAAGGTGGCGATTTTGCGATTGCTTATGTAATTGCCCACGAAGTTGGTCATCATGTCCAAACTTTATTGGGAACTTCCGGTAAAGTACGGAAATTACAACAAGGTCTTAGCCAAACAGCTGCAAATAAATTATCCGTTTCATTGGAATTACAAGCTGATTTTTATGCCGGATTATGGGCGCATTACAATCAGAAATATTTGGAGGAAGGTGACATTGAAGAAGCTTTAAGTGCCGCTCAGGCGGTTGGAGACGATGCTATTCAGAAAAAAATGCAAGGTCATGTTACCCCGGATTCTTTTACACACGGCACATCGGCACAACGAATTGAGTGGTTTAAAAGAGGCTATCAAACCGGTGATATCCGAAAAGGCGATACTTTTGCTGAATTAAACTAA
- the mnmE gene encoding tRNA uridine-5-carboxymethylaminomethyl(34) synthesis GTPase MnmE yields the protein MILQDTIVALATPSGAGAIAVIRISGKEAIAIAASVFQSVSGKDLSKQRTHTLHLGHIVDGDKVLDQVLVSLFKGTNSYTGENTVEVSCHGSTFIQQQIIQLLLRKGCRMANAGEFTLRSFLNGKMDLSQAEAVADLIASDNEASHQIAMQQMRGGFSNEIAKLREELLNFASLIELELDFAEEDVEFADRTQFYELLNRIEFVLKRLIDSFAVGNVIKNGIPVAIVGEPNVGKSTLLNALLNEERAIVSDIAGTTRDTIEDELVINGIGFRFIDTAGIRDTSDYVESIGIKKTFEKMEQAQVVVYLVDSSSITGANLKAAQVEIEKIKNQFPLKPLLVIGNKADKLTESEKAVIEAEIPGILLISAKENSGVETLKEKLLSFVNTGALRNNETIVTNTRHYDSLLKALEEIQKVQWGLQSNLSSDLMAIDIRQALFYFGEITGQVTNDELLGNIFANFCIGK from the coding sequence ATGATTTTACAAGATACTATTGTAGCATTGGCTACTCCATCCGGAGCCGGTGCGATTGCTGTAATCCGTATTTCGGGAAAAGAGGCCATTGCGATAGCGGCTTCCGTTTTCCAATCGGTTTCCGGAAAAGACCTGAGCAAACAACGTACCCATACTTTACACCTCGGCCATATTGTTGACGGTGATAAGGTTCTGGATCAGGTATTAGTATCTTTATTTAAGGGCACCAATTCGTATACCGGTGAAAACACGGTTGAGGTTTCCTGTCACGGATCCACTTTTATTCAGCAGCAGATTATACAGTTATTGCTTCGTAAAGGTTGCCGTATGGCGAATGCAGGAGAATTTACATTGCGTTCGTTTTTAAACGGAAAAATGGATTTATCGCAGGCCGAAGCGGTTGCCGATTTGATTGCATCCGACAATGAAGCCTCACATCAGATTGCAATGCAACAAATGCGCGGCGGATTTAGTAACGAAATCGCTAAACTACGCGAAGAATTACTCAACTTCGCTTCCCTGATCGAACTCGAACTGGATTTTGCAGAAGAAGATGTCGAATTTGCCGATCGAACACAGTTCTATGAATTACTAAATCGAATCGAATTCGTTTTAAAACGACTGATTGACTCTTTTGCGGTTGGTAACGTAATCAAAAACGGAATTCCGGTGGCTATTGTAGGAGAACCGAATGTCGGAAAATCGACTTTATTAAATGCGTTATTAAATGAAGAACGTGCCATTGTATCGGACATTGCCGGAACAACACGAGACACTATCGAAGATGAATTAGTGATCAACGGTATTGGTTTCCGATTTATCGATACAGCGGGAATTCGCGACACGTCCGATTATGTCGAAAGCATCGGAATTAAAAAGACGTTTGAAAAGATGGAACAGGCACAAGTGGTTGTTTATCTTGTGGACAGTTCGTCGATTACCGGAGCCAATTTAAAAGCGGCTCAGGTGGAAATTGAAAAGATTAAAAATCAGTTTCCTTTAAAACCGTTATTAGTGATCGGTAATAAAGCGGATAAACTAACCGAGTCAGAAAAAGCGGTTATCGAAGCGGAAATTCCGGGTATTCTATTGATCAGTGCCAAAGAAAATTCCGGCGTAGAAACGCTAAAAGAAAAGCTGTTATCGTTTGTCAACACCGGTGCGTTGCGTAATAACGAAACAATTGTGACCAACACGCGTCATTATGATTCGTTATTAAAAGCATTGGAAGAAATCCAAAAAGTACAATGGGGATTGCAATCGAACCTTTCCAGCGACCTGATGGCGATTGATATTCGTCAGGCATTATTCTATTTCGGTGAAATTACCGGACAAGTAACAAATGATGAACTGTTAGGAAATATTTTTGCGAATTTTTGTATTGGGAAGTAA
- a CDS encoding PH domain-containing protein, with protein MGLFNAIMGNASEVSTEKIANEFEPILIQGEHIEIAFKVIRDMFVFTNKRLILVDKQGLTGSKVDYQSIPYSSIKKFSKESAGLMDLDADLKIWITGEAAPIKKQFGKNDNINAVYKILSQHILK; from the coding sequence ATGGGATTATTTAACGCCATCATGGGCAATGCTTCAGAAGTAAGCACCGAAAAAATAGCTAACGAATTTGAGCCTATTTTAATTCAGGGAGAACACATTGAAATCGCTTTTAAAGTGATTCGCGATATGTTTGTTTTCACTAACAAACGTTTGATTCTTGTAGACAAACAGGGATTAACCGGTTCTAAAGTAGATTATCAGTCGATTCCTTATTCCAGTATCAAGAAATTTTCGAAAGAAAGTGCCGGTTTAATGGATCTTGATGCCGATTTAAAAATCTGGATTACCGGTGAAGCGGCTCCGATCAAAAAACAGTTTGGTAAAAACGATAATATCAACGCAGTTTACAAAATTTTAAGTCAGCATATTTTAAAATAA
- a CDS encoding universal stress protein: protein MKKILFPTDFSETANNAFVYALKFANKLQAEVVILHVYDLPPISYEGHATAIVEVFETIELDKFENFKDQIPYLRKIAEDNDLEYIKMSNILKQGDLIHSIKEVVKDETIDLVVMGTTGASGWQETFFGSNTGSAITNVHKNILSVPNEAKFDVIRNIAFTTRFREQDKKALYEVIKFAKMFNAKIKCLAVKTKNFEGDDEDIIAWRKEFDNQPVEFFIVPDDDVKQTIYDFLDNQHIDILSMVTYKRSFFEELFKQSLTQKLSYHSKIPILVLHE from the coding sequence ATGAAAAAGATACTTTTCCCTACCGATTTTTCCGAAACAGCCAACAATGCATTTGTGTACGCCTTAAAATTCGCTAATAAATTACAGGCGGAAGTAGTCATTTTGCATGTTTATGATTTACCGCCGATTTCCTATGAAGGACACGCTACAGCGATAGTGGAAGTGTTTGAAACGATTGAGCTGGACAAATTTGAAAATTTTAAAGACCAGATTCCGTACTTGAGAAAAATTGCTGAAGATAACGATCTGGAATATATTAAAATGAGTAATATCCTGAAACAGGGCGATCTGATTCATTCGATAAAAGAAGTGGTAAAAGATGAAACGATCGATTTAGTAGTGATGGGAACTACGGGAGCTTCCGGATGGCAGGAAACCTTTTTCGGATCGAATACCGGAAGTGCAATTACCAATGTTCATAAGAATATATTAAGCGTACCTAACGAAGCAAAATTTGATGTTATTCGCAATATCGCCTTTACGACACGGTTTCGCGAACAGGACAAAAAAGCATTGTATGAGGTAATCAAATTTGCTAAAATGTTTAATGCCAAAATTAAATGTCTGGCAGTAAAGACCAAAAATTTTGAAGGCGATGACGAAGATATCATTGCCTGGAGAAAAGAATTCGATAACCAGCCGGTGGAGTTTTTTATCGTCCCTGATGATGATGTAAAACAAACCATTTACGACTTTCTGGATAACCAGCACATCGATATCCTGTCCATGGTAACTTACAAACGTTCCTTCTTTGAAGAATTGTTCAAACAAAGTTTGACTCAAAAATTGTCGTATCATTCTAAAATTCCGATTTTAGTACTCCATGAATAA
- a CDS encoding YifB family Mg chelatase-like AAA ATPase: MLVKVFGSAVFGVDATTITIEVNIDKGIGYHLVGLPDNAIKESSYRIAAALKNNGCQLPGKKIVINMAPADLRKEGSAYDLPIAIGILAASGQISSDAIASYLIMGELSLDGSLLPVKGILPIAIKAKEEGFLGLIIPKQNAKEAAVVDGITVYGIENVTEIIDFFRGTTTLQPERIDHERELDCTSTTTEFDFADVKGQESIKRCLEIAAAGGHNIILIGPPGSGKTMLAKRLPGILPPMSMKEALETTKIHSVAGKVKDLGLIVQRPFRAPHHTASSVSLVGGGSYPQPGEISLAHNGVLFLDELPEFKREVLEVLRQPLEDREVTISRARFTITYPSSFMLVASMNPSPGGYFSNSDALIASSPMEMQRYLGKISGPLLDRIDIHIEVNPVPFEKLSDTRNSESSQEIRKRVAAARQIQVRRFERYENIHYNAQMGSRQIREYCALDNESLHFLELAMKRLQLSARAYDRILKVARTIADLDGSEAVHSAHVAEAIQYRSLDREGWLRGS, from the coding sequence ATGTTAGTAAAAGTTTTTGGAAGTGCCGTATTTGGAGTTGATGCGACGACGATCACTATTGAAGTAAATATTGATAAAGGAATCGGGTACCATTTGGTCGGATTACCCGATAATGCTATAAAAGAAAGCAGTTACCGTATTGCAGCCGCTTTGAAAAACAACGGTTGCCAGTTACCCGGAAAAAAGATTGTAATCAATATGGCGCCTGCCGATTTAAGAAAGGAAGGATCTGCTTACGATTTACCTATCGCAATAGGGATTCTGGCAGCTTCGGGTCAGATCAGTTCAGATGCTATTGCTTCCTATCTGATCATGGGAGAATTGTCTCTCGACGGGAGTCTTTTGCCTGTCAAAGGTATTTTACCGATAGCCATTAAAGCTAAGGAAGAAGGCTTTTTAGGACTGATTATTCCAAAACAAAATGCCAAAGAAGCCGCTGTTGTTGACGGAATTACGGTTTATGGTATCGAAAATGTAACCGAAATCATCGACTTTTTCCGGGGAACTACAACATTACAACCGGAGCGTATTGACCACGAAAGGGAATTAGATTGTACCTCAACGACTACTGAATTTGATTTTGCCGATGTAAAAGGGCAGGAGAGTATCAAACGATGTCTTGAAATAGCCGCTGCCGGTGGTCATAATATCATTCTGATCGGCCCTCCGGGATCCGGTAAAACGATGTTAGCCAAACGACTTCCGGGAATTTTACCGCCCATGTCAATGAAAGAAGCATTGGAAACCACCAAAATTCATAGTGTAGCCGGTAAAGTAAAAGATCTCGGACTAATTGTACAACGGCCGTTCCGGGCACCTCATCATACAGCTTCTTCGGTATCGCTTGTTGGTGGCGGTAGTTATCCGCAACCGGGCGAAATTTCACTGGCGCATAACGGTGTTTTATTTCTGGATGAATTACCCGAATTTAAAAGAGAAGTACTGGAAGTTTTACGGCAGCCGTTGGAAGATCGCGAAGTAACGATTTCGAGAGCGCGGTTTACGATTACCTATCCGTCCTCTTTTATGCTTGTGGCGAGTATGAATCCCAGTCCGGGCGGTTATTTCAGTAATTCGGATGCATTAATTGCTTCTTCGCCGATGGAAATGCAACGTTATTTAGGAAAAATTTCAGGCCCCTTACTGGATCGGATTGATATCCATATTGAAGTTAATCCGGTTCCGTTTGAAAAATTGTCGGATACCCGGAATAGCGAGAGTAGTCAGGAAATCCGGAAAAGAGTTGCTGCTGCACGACAAATACAGGTCCGGCGCTTTGAACGTTATGAAAACATACATTATAATGCCCAAATGGGAAGCCGACAAATACGGGAATACTGTGCTTTGGATAACGAATCACTCCATTTTTTAGAGCTGGCGATGAAACGCTTACAACTTTCGGCCCGCGCTTATGATCGGATTTTAAAAGTCGCTCGTACTATTGCTGATCTTGACGGATCTGAGGCCGTACATTCGGCTCATGTTGCGGAAGCGATACAATATCGCAGTCTGGATAGAGAAGGATGGTTACGCGGTTCGTAA
- the tilS gene encoding tRNA lysidine(34) synthetase TilS, which produces MLQRLQKHLDNDYPFLKGKKLLLAISGGIDSTVLLHLFHALPYEIAVAHCNFSLRGDESDGDERFVSEFCTEQNIRFLTIRFNTQEYATSRKLSIQLAARELRYNWFQRLIDEEGYDYLLTAHHLDDALETFLINLTRGTGLDGLTGIPGQNGQTLRPLLPFSRVEIENYARDNAINWREDSSNASDKYVRNRLRHQVVPVLKELNPNFLQGFQDTLHHLQQAETLTKDAVDSLYKKVVTEKDGQLSIAIEKLKLVPNYKAYLYQWLKSYGFTAWDDIYNLVEAQSGKQVFSGHYRLLKDRDFLLLSKQKTITDQYLEITENQEVALEQGRIKMYPVTNVTDNGDSRIIFVDKDKLKLPLILRKWKEGDYFYPSGMAGRKKISKYFKDEKFSLIDKENCWLLCSGDEIIWVVGKRADRRFTTEETTNTIIKIELQLW; this is translated from the coding sequence ATGTTACAGCGCTTACAGAAACATCTCGATAACGATTACCCTTTTTTGAAAGGGAAGAAGTTATTGCTGGCCATCAGCGGCGGGATTGATAGTACGGTGTTGTTACATTTGTTTCATGCTTTACCGTATGAAATTGCTGTAGCACACTGTAATTTCAGTTTGCGAGGTGATGAAAGCGACGGAGATGAACGTTTTGTATCGGAATTTTGTACAGAACAAAATATCCGATTTCTAACGATTCGCTTTAATACTCAGGAATATGCAACATCCCGAAAATTGTCAATACAATTGGCAGCAAGGGAATTACGCTACAATTGGTTTCAACGATTGATCGATGAGGAAGGGTATGATTATCTGCTTACAGCACATCATTTGGATGATGCATTGGAAACATTTTTAATCAACCTGACACGTGGAACCGGATTGGATGGATTAACCGGTATTCCGGGACAAAACGGACAAACACTAAGACCTTTGTTACCGTTTAGTCGTGTTGAAATAGAAAACTATGCCAGGGATAATGCAATAAATTGGAGGGAAGACAGCAGTAATGCCTCTGATAAATATGTACGGAATCGGTTACGACATCAGGTTGTTCCGGTTTTAAAAGAACTGAATCCGAATTTTTTACAGGGTTTTCAGGACACGTTGCATCATTTACAACAAGCGGAAACCTTAACCAAAGATGCAGTTGATAGCCTTTATAAAAAGGTGGTAACTGAAAAAGACGGACAATTATCGATAGCAATTGAAAAACTAAAACTCGTACCCAATTATAAAGCCTATTTATACCAATGGCTGAAATCGTATGGATTTACTGCTTGGGACGATATCTACAATCTGGTTGAAGCACAATCCGGAAAACAGGTCTTTTCGGGACATTACAGGCTATTAAAAGATCGCGACTTCTTATTGCTGAGTAAACAGAAAACAATAACGGATCAGTATTTGGAAATAACCGAAAATCAGGAAGTAGCATTGGAGCAGGGACGGATAAAAATGTACCCGGTAACAAATGTTACAGACAACGGCGACAGTAGAATTATCTTTGTTGATAAAGATAAGTTAAAATTACCGCTCATTTTACGAAAATGGAAGGAAGGTGACTATTTTTACCCGTCGGGAATGGCAGGCCGAAAAAAAATCAGTAAATATTTTAAAGATGAAAAATTTTCACTGATTGATAAAGAAAATTGCTGGCTGCTGTGTTCCGGAGATGAAATTATATGGGTGGTAGGAAAACGAGCCGACCGCCGGTTTACAACTGAAGAAACAACTAATACCATTATAAAAATAGAATTACAGCTTTGGTAA